The sequence TGAAGAAGCTGCGCGCGGCGACGGCCGAGGCGCTGAAACAGCGGGCGCACGCGGCGCTCGTGAAATTCGCGGAGTACGGCACGACGACCGTGGAAGCGAAGAGCGGCTACGGGCTCGATATCGCAAGCGAGTTGAAGATTCTAGGCCTGCACCGCGAACTGCAGCAGGAGCAGCCGCTGGAGATCGTCTCGACGTTTCTGGGGGCGCACGTCGTTCCGCGGGAATACCGGGGCAAGGCCCGCGGAGCCGACGACTATGTGGAGCTGCTGGCGACGCGGCTGATTCCGCAGGTGGCGCGCGAGGGGCTGGCGGAATACTGCGACGTCTTCTGCGACCGCGGGGCGTTTTCGGTGAAGCAGGCGCGGCGAGTGCTGACGGCGGGGCGCGCCTGCGGGATGACGCCGCGGCTGCACGCGGAACAACTGGCGCGTACCGGCGCGACACAATTGGCGGTGGAGCTGCACGCGGCGAGCTGCGATCACCTGGAAAAGATCAACCGCGCGGACATCCGCGCGCTGGCGAAATCGAACACCGTGGCGACCCTGCTACCGGGCTGCTGCTTTCACCTCGGCCTCGAGCACTACGGCCCGGCGCGGGAGCTGATCGAGGCGGGCGCGATCGTGGCGCTGGCCACGGACTACAACCCCGGCACCAGCCCGACGCTGAGCATGCCCATGATTCTTTCGCTGGCGTGCACGCAGATGCGCATGACCCCGGGGGAAGCCATCGCCGCGGCCACGATCAACGCGGCGTATGCCCTGGGGCGGCAAAAGCAGCTGGGTTCCCTGGAGGTTGGCAAGCTCGCCGACCTGGCCGTCTTCGAAGTGGCCGACTACCGGGAAATTCCCTATTATTTTGGGGTGAACACCTGCGGGATGACCATCAAGCGGGGGAAAGTTATTTATTCGCGCGCGGAGGCCTGCGCGTAAGTGAAGGAAAACGGGCACGGCGTCCTTTGTATGCGTGACCGCAAAGCGGTCAACAGGCAGGCCCGGGACAACCGCCATACCCAAGAAAAAGCCGCGGGGCTGACGCCCCGCGCTACAGGGCGATCAACGAAGCCATGAAACGACTGATTGAGTGCGTGCCGAATTTTTCCGAGGGGCGCGACGCGGCCAAAGTGGACGCGATCGTCGCGGTGATGAGCGGCGTGACCGGGGTGTACGTGCTCGACCGCGAGATGGACGCCGACCACAACCGCTGCGTGATCACGCTGGCGGGCGAGCCGGACGCGGTGGCCGAGGCGGCGCTGCTCGGCGTGGGCAAGGCGCTGGAGCTGATCGACCTGACGACGCACACCGGGGCGCACCCGCGCGTCGGCGCCACCGACGTGGTGCCGTTCATTCCCGTGGAGGGCGTGACCATCGAGGACTGCGTGGCGCTGGCGCGCCGCGTGGGCAAGGAGATCTGGAGCCGCTACCGCATCCCGGTTTATTTCTACGAAGCCGCCGCGACGCGCCCCGACCGCATCAATCTGGAAAACATCCGGCGCGGGCAGTTCGAGGGCCTGCGCGAAGAGGTGAAGCGCAATCACGACCGGCAGCCGGACGTCGGCGAGCCGAAGCTGCATCCCACGGCGGGAACCACCGTGGTGGGAGCGCGGAAATTTCTCATCGCCTACAACGTCAACCTGAACACCTCCGACGTGGGTATCGCCAACAAGATCGCCAAGGCCATCCGGCATTCCAGCGGCGGGC is a genomic window of Terriglobia bacterium containing:
- the hutI gene encoding imidazolonepropionase, with product MANSLLITGASQLLTLGGRAPRRGKALSSLGIVKDGAVLVRDGVIAAVGARAQVEAHPEAGGAEKLDLGGRVALPGFVDSHTHLIHAASRAEEYELKIAGASYEEIARKGGGILNSVKKLRAATAEALKQRAHAALVKFAEYGTTTVEAKSGYGLDIASELKILGLHRELQQEQPLEIVSTFLGAHVVPREYRGKARGADDYVELLATRLIPQVAREGLAEYCDVFCDRGAFSVKQARRVLTAGRACGMTPRLHAEQLARTGATQLAVELHAASCDHLEKINRADIRALAKSNTVATLLPGCCFHLGLEHYGPARELIEAGAIVALATDYNPGTSPTLSMPMILSLACTQMRMTPGEAIAAATINAAYALGRQKQLGSLEVGKLADLAVFEVADYREIPYYFGVNTCGMTIKRGKVIYSRAEACA